In a genomic window of Macrobrachium nipponense isolate FS-2020 chromosome 10, ASM1510439v2, whole genome shotgun sequence:
- the LOC135223680 gene encoding dnaJ homolog subfamily B member 6-like isoform X2, with the protein MVDYYKVLEVSRSATVADIKKAYRRLALKWHPDKNPDNQDEATKKFKEISEAYEVLSDEKKKKIYDQYGKEGLQTGGGPGPTRPRTSRSARHHYRYDDDFDYSFPTFTFRDPEEVFREFFEGDPFAELFSFDPFNTLDHNRRQRRQGRHRGGTSHDNACDLHHASALSSNFFTPFGPIFGSSMFSPFAGLEGFNDGGFTSFSSQSFTTMGGPGMKRTSTSTKFINGKKITTKKVCEGGQETVLTFENDVLKTKTVNGVPQALSY; encoded by the exons ATGGTGGATTACTACAAGGTGCTGGAGGTGAGTCGAAGTGCCACCGTAGCGGACATAAAGAAAGCATATCGACGTTTAGCTCTTAAATGGCATCCAGACAAAAATCCAGATAATCAGGATGAGGCTACAAAGAAGTTTAAGGAAATATCCGAAGCCTATGAAGTTTTaagtgatgaaaagaaaaagaag ATTTATGATCAGTATGGCAAAGAGGGTCTACAGACAGGGGGTGGTCCAGGTCCTACTAGACCTCGCACTTCCCGCTCAGCGCGTCATCACTACCGTTATGATGATGACTTTGATTACTCTTTCCCCACATTCACATTCAGAGATCCAGAAGAGGTATTTAGAGAATTCTTTGAAGGAGACCCATTTGCAGAATTATTCAGTTTTGATCCATTTAATACCCTCGACCACAACAGGAGGCAACGAAGACAAGGTAGACACAGAGGAGGTACAAGCCATGACAATGCCTGTGACCTTCACCATGCCAGTGCACTTAGTAGTAATTTCTTTACTCCTTTTGGACCTATATTTGGCTCTTCGATGTTCTCTCCATTTGCTGGTCTTGAAGGGTTCAATGATGGTGGCTTTACCTCATTCTCATCTCAGTCATTCACTACAATGGGAGGTCCTGGAATGAAACGTACTTCCACGTCAACCAAATTTATTAATGGTAAGAAAATAACCACAAAGAAGGTGTGTGAAGGAGGCCAAGAGACTGTTCTGACCTTCGAAAATGATGTCCTTAAGACGAAGACTGTTAATGGTGTACCACAAGCCTTATCGTACTAA
- the LOC135223680 gene encoding dnaJ homolog subfamily B member 6-like isoform X1: MAFSSNVVEHSTMVDYYKVLEVSRSATVADIKKAYRRLALKWHPDKNPDNQDEATKKFKEISEAYEVLSDEKKKKIYDQYGKEGLQTGGGPGPTRPRTSRSARHHYRYDDDFDYSFPTFTFRDPEEVFREFFEGDPFAELFSFDPFNTLDHNRRQRRQGRHRGGTSHDNACDLHHASALSSNFFTPFGPIFGSSMFSPFAGLEGFNDGGFTSFSSQSFTTMGGPGMKRTSTSTKFINGKKITTKKVCEGGQETVLTFENDVLKTKTVNGVPQALSY; the protein is encoded by the exons ATGGCCTTCAGTTCAAATGTTGTGG AACATTCCACAATGGTGGATTACTACAAGGTGCTGGAGGTGAGTCGAAGTGCCACCGTAGCGGACATAAAGAAAGCATATCGACGTTTAGCTCTTAAATGGCATCCAGACAAAAATCCAGATAATCAGGATGAGGCTACAAAGAAGTTTAAGGAAATATCCGAAGCCTATGAAGTTTTaagtgatgaaaagaaaaagaag ATTTATGATCAGTATGGCAAAGAGGGTCTACAGACAGGGGGTGGTCCAGGTCCTACTAGACCTCGCACTTCCCGCTCAGCGCGTCATCACTACCGTTATGATGATGACTTTGATTACTCTTTCCCCACATTCACATTCAGAGATCCAGAAGAGGTATTTAGAGAATTCTTTGAAGGAGACCCATTTGCAGAATTATTCAGTTTTGATCCATTTAATACCCTCGACCACAACAGGAGGCAACGAAGACAAGGTAGACACAGAGGAGGTACAAGCCATGACAATGCCTGTGACCTTCACCATGCCAGTGCACTTAGTAGTAATTTCTTTACTCCTTTTGGACCTATATTTGGCTCTTCGATGTTCTCTCCATTTGCTGGTCTTGAAGGGTTCAATGATGGTGGCTTTACCTCATTCTCATCTCAGTCATTCACTACAATGGGAGGTCCTGGAATGAAACGTACTTCCACGTCAACCAAATTTATTAATGGTAAGAAAATAACCACAAAGAAGGTGTGTGAAGGAGGCCAAGAGACTGTTCTGACCTTCGAAAATGATGTCCTTAAGACGAAGACTGTTAATGGTGTACCACAAGCCTTATCGTACTAA